AATTTAACTGATCTTTTGCCTTGTTATCCATCAGAGTCATATCCTTACTATGCGCGCTCTTAAAATTAAAATCTTGAACTGGCCCAGAATCTTTTCGCAGAAGATTGTATAGAGAATCGACTCTTGTCATGATGGACTTCTCATCGGAAGTTGGTAGATGTTGAGAGTCGGTAAATAAGCACCTGCTAATCTCATCCAGAATCTCCAGACTCTCTCGTTCATCGTTGCACGGAGAATTGTTAGACGTCCTATGCTCGGAAAACCGACTTTCAATGTGGCTCACTAAATCACTCATTGACATTGAAGGGTGAAGTCCTGGGACTTTGATATTATCCCAACCATTAAGATTTTTTAGCTCCCCAGTTCCACTACTTGCTTCATTCATACCATTTTCCATTACTGAAAAGTAAAATGGTTAAAAGAGTTCAGAATGACATGTTTAAGTTTAATTACTGTGCAATTAAAGCTGCTGATAATTTTGTAAGTAACAAAAAGGAGCTGCTAGCAAGCGCATTCAGTCTGCAAAGTTTTAAGTGACTAAAAACAGTGTTTCGATACCATCTGTTTAAAAAAGTCTCCAGTGATAGCACCAAAAGTAAAACTGTCAAAAGTTCAGAGTGCCAAATAGTATAAGTCGATTTTTAAAGTGCAATTAAATCTATGCTAACAGGCAAGTGCATTCAGTCTGCAAAAGTTCAAGGTGACACAGAAAGAGTGTTTCTATACTAAATGCTGTCAAAAGTCTTACAATGACATTACACTGATCACAATAAGTTCTCAAACGTCAAAATTTCGGGTTGATATGGCCTAGTGAATCTTAGAAATGGTTAATTTGTATATACCTAATGAACAGTGGGGTTAGATGGAAGTAAATAATAGTCATAAGGCAAAAGGATACAGCAAAATGCCTAAATTCTAGAATTACAATGTAGCTGATGAATACAATCACCGCCTATAATACCTGAGCTCGGTGAAGGCGTTTCTCGAGAATATTGCCTTTGATGGGTTCCAAGAAAATCATATTGCTCAGTTTTTGAGGATGAAGATTGAGGCCCAGATGATGATGGCACATCCTGCAAGTTAAAGATGGCAGGCCTACCACCTCTACTCATATCATACTTGCTGCTACCTTCATCAGATTCATCAAACACCGAAATCCTAGGTTCAAAATATGGAGATTCTAGAGTAATCTCAGCTTGCTGACTCAGATAATTCAGACGAGGATCACACTGAATGAGCTTCTCAAAATGCTTCCCCAACAAGCCTGGTGGACACTGCAAGTAATGTCTCCTGCAACAAAGTTAAGACATAACATCATtcatttggaaaagatgacaaaaaTTTTAGTATCTAATTAGCTAGCCATGATGCTTAGATCTCTTGGTAAAGCTCAACTACTTCTACCATAACTAACTCATAATTATTGCAATTCCGATGCACTTCCTGATACATTTACTCATAAGTTTTAATAATCATTGCAATTCAGATACTTCTACCCTGATCTGTCAATTACAGTCCCTCAGCAATATGCAGGAAAGCTTGTTTTTTGCAATTATGGAATTACTTTCTGGAACAGATGCTCTAAGTTGATCAGGATAGACCACTAGTCTCAAAGAAAAAGGCACAAGTATTTCAAGCTTcataattttagtcatataaacCCCATGTGAACATATATGTTGTGGAAAGTTCTTTGATGGTGCAGAATATTATTATAAGATGTATACATATCGCATAGGTCATGCTTGGATTGAACAGTCCTTAAAATTCTCATTTCCTGTTTTATCTGTAGTATCTTCTGAAAAAAATCATTCAATTACAACAATGGTCATAACTCACACGCATACCAGTACTGGAAGCAAAACATGGTTGTTTGTTCCTAAAGATATGCGAGTGCAAGCTACAGATTCAAAAGCCCTTAATGAATGATACCTGTTTATGCTTGCTTGTTCCCCAGTAAAATCTGACGTTGCCTGCCACAGGGTATGCTTCCTAGGTTGTGGATTTGTCTCCCTAAAGAAAAGAGGCTGTCTTGATAGCTGTAAAAAGCAAATAACAGATTTTTGTAGTCAGAAAAATATACTGTAACCATAATGATTGCAAGTGGGACAACAACATAACAATTAATCACGTGCAGTTAGTAAACTGCATTAGGGAGATCAAAGTTACCACTACATCCAAAGTCCCATGTTCATCATCAGCATAAGTTGCTTTCAGTGCCAAAATGTCAGACCACTGAATTTCGATCTTATTTTTAAGACCGCCGTCAAGAACTTCCCAAACAAGCTTatgctttgcaaaataacactTGGCCACTAAGTCGCCTTCATGTCTTGACTTATACTGCAAGCAGAAGAGAATCATAAAATTGTGTTGGAAAGCACCCAGAATTTAAGCATTTGGATTTTTCAACAAAAAATATAGTTGAAAAGCAATTAAATTTACCTCCCATGTCCCAATTTTTAGAACTGTAGCAGGAAAATTTGAAGCCTTGAGTTTATCATTACTGTTAGAAGAAGCAGCACCTTTCTGTTCTTTCTTAACAGTAGCCCCAACTTTGGTCTTATTACCTTGACAAAGCCTCATCTGGATCAAATCCAAGAGGGATGGGCTTTTTCTAAGCCTCAAACCCAAAGGACTGGGCTCATCAAGTGGATTGTATTGCGAAGGAGGTACCGGAAAAGCAGTAGTTCCCGATTCATGTTTCAGCTGCTGTCCCTAATTATCAGAAAGTAACATAAATAGCAGCAAAGAAACATAAGAAACCATGAAATAGGAAACAGCTCAACTAACATTTGCATTTGTTTGCTGTAATTTTAGTACACCAAAAACAGTAAATTAATGAGAAAAATAAAACCAATTGTTTCAACAAAATTAATCATATAAGTTGATGGAGAAACACAAATTTGTCCAAAAATATAGTTGGTTTAAGCAATTTAATTTCTCAAACCCTATATGCAAATGCCCAAAATCCCATTAAAAGTTTTTCCCCTCTCACAAAAAAGGGATATCCACAATATTAACATTGACACAAAttctttaaaatatataaaaatgaccAACCATGAAAACACAGAAGGAACGAAAAAACCAATAGAGTAATTAAACCCCTATAAAGAGTAGAGTATTAGTATGATGCTGCATTTGTTTGTTAAATTCACATCAAAACAAGTTGATTGGCCTCATTTTATATCTGTTTGTTAGATTGTGGAATTAAATTCAGTATTCTCAAGTATCAAAACATCAAATACTAATAGAGTAATAGGAACTAACAAGTCGTACTATTTCCTAAAGAAACATAAAAATTGACAGAATATATCAATTTTATACAATATTTAAAACAGATGCCCCTAAATCCACAATAAATAAAAACTtaaagagagagagggagagaaggCAAACCGTGGAAGAGGAGAGCTTAGATCGTTTAAAAAGAGGAGCATGTTGATCTTGCAAAGAATCTTCAACTTCAATCTTGACAGGAGGCGTCGGAAACTGAGAATCCGACCAAAACTTACCACTTGTCATCAACAACCAactgtaatatatatatatatatatatatatatattaaaccGAGAGAGGATGAAAGAAGGAGCGGGTAATAGTAATGGAAACTAGTAGTTGTTATAGTAGGGGTCGTCGCCGGagtaaataagaatattaaaaaaATGGATAGTTGGTGATTTGTGTGTGTATTTTAGGAGGGACGTTTAGGTGGGTAGATCAGACAAATGAATTGTAAGCAAGGGCCAAGGGGGATGATAAGCAATGACCTGGTACAGCGTACCCTCTGCTTTGCGTCTCCCCGCTTTTGCCCACGCGCTTTCGACATCATGTGCCTACATTCTACTCGCTTTTAGGCTAATTACTTAAATGAGCTCTTAATTAAGGATTTTGCATAAAAACACTGCTCCGACAACTTCTTAGTACTAATTCCTTAAAAAGTTATGAATAATAAGTATTTACTTACCGTCccttattttatttttatcaataaaaaaagTCAATTCTTCTTCATGTAGGATTCAAATCTGTGACCAAGAAAATAGTTATCACCTatttaaccaactgagtcaactCTTGCGgacaaataatttaaaatttaactaTATTCAATTATATTCACTAGTTTTTTCCACTATATTTACTTTATAAAGAATGATAAATCGATTTCATCATTTTACCCATTATTTTCCACCAGATTACATTTTGTCTTAATTTACGTATCAATCCACATGTGTATACTACTCAACGGGACAGAGGGAATAATATTCGATCTATTCTTATACATTCATTATTCATTGTTAAAGTTGAGCTTTTTTAATCGATTTAAGTTGATTTTTTGTAACAAACTGTTTTTCAACgaccaaatttttttaaaaaaatatttaccTGGTCCGCGATTTTTATCCACGAAATAATAATGTGCTGCGATTAAAAAGCGGAAAAATGTGGAAGGATAAAATGTATTTAATGACCATCCGCGGAGAAGAACCATGGATTGACTGGGAATCGTAAAATTCCCAAATCGAACCCAATATTTTCAAATAACCAGATTTTAAACCCTAAAGTCGACAAAAAAAACAGATTGTGGGATTTGGATTTGTGTATATATGTTAAGCATATATTGTAATGGATTGATATGTTATATCAGTTAAAGGTTCGGTTTGAATCGATGAGATGTGTTATaatttcaaattttgatgttTCTTCTTCGAGTTTATAATGTCGTCAATGTTGTTACCGGTTGTATAATTTGTTTTACAATTATAGGATGTCATTACATTGTcgttatttgaaattttaaagcaTTATTTTTTCGATTAATCGAGTAATGTCATTACGAACAAAATCAAGTTGCGAAAtctataaatatttaatattacaTTATTACTCTTGTACATATCGGATTATACATTTAAATGTACGTAAGATTTCAATTCTTGGTGATTGTATAAAAGAACATGAATTATTGATTGTAGTGATAAAACGTCTTTTGCTTAATAAGATTGATTTGAATATTCACCTTATATGGTGAACTTGTGGTTATATTATATAGTTCAAGACATACCtctacataacaagactaagtcactttgacaaccctaagatttagttatATGATAATCTTTGTtttttgtaattgtatttattaagTCTGTAAAAAAAAACTAAGGAGATTGGACTGGAAGATTATTCTATGAACAACCgtcaagctaaggaataaactttagaagaagatcaagcatgatcatgcctcagagagaagtgaAGAAACTTGGGTTTGAATAAAGTTCCGTgtagaaaaatgttctaagtcacatatcgacaagtcacagattgAGAAGTGCAATGAAGTCATATATAGGGATCAATTATGCATATATAGAAGTCATTATACCTATAGAGAAGTAAATTTTCTTATAGAGAAGTCCAAGGCATGTAGAGAAGTAGAGATATCGAATAGTTATTTCCTCATATAGAGAaatggagatatcgataagtcgtTTACACTTGTAGAGAAAtgaagatattgacaagtcatttacaCCTGTAGAGAAAttgagatatcaacaagtcaactACATGTAGAAAAGTGAAGATGTCGAAAATTTACTTATACATATAGAGAAgtggacatctcgataagcctttgtacATCTCGTTAAGAACATCTCTACACAGTAGGAAGATCTCGATAACAGCTCAAAGTTACAGAATACAACCAACTTGAAGATTCaatattatcaatcaacaaaccattttatcattgaaatgaaaagtctacaaatgcagcttgaagagtgcaaaatcaagggccaagatgaactggacaaataAGGGTCACAGACCTGGAAGATTACATGGAGATATGCTACACTCAAAATGGAAACAGGCAAATAGACGTTAGAAAAtgtgttagtccattttagtATAATCTTTGTAAGCTATGCATATTGTTCTATAAAATATGTCACATGTTCTTTATTTAGGAGTAACAAAAACAGATCTggaaatcttgtattctctcaagagaagtagttgagttcttattatatgagaacacagatttgtagcacaacaaatttgactaaaaaaataaatcaagtgagtATTGATAATTGCTTGTGTCTTTACATTAAGTTATTTATCACTATAAAATTATATCTAGCTGTATAAGTTTCAAAGCCTAAACGGAACCTGATTTTCAAGAtagtaaaattaaaaaaaaatcaagaaaacacattcacctatgttgcacttcatacctattgtgcaagacatgcctatacaatattaagactaagtcacattgacaaccctgagaattagttatttgataatcaattttgtattttgtattgtatttcttaagtctgtaaaaagattaaaagatttgactggagtatttttctgtgaacaaattcaagctaagaaataaactctggaagaagatcaagctatgatcatgcctcagagaaaagtgtagaagcttggagttgaataaaactgttctatgaaaaatgttctaagtcaagacatcgacaagtcacagatcaagttatatcgaaaagtcattcgagaagtccagaatgacttatcgagaagtccaaaatgtcttatagagaagtctcggagatatcgacaGTCAAATAAaaatgtagagaactggagatatcgataagccatttctgcatgtagagaactcagagatatcgacaagtcaaaatgaagatgtgaagaattggagatatcgacaagtcaatttctcatataaagatctcagatatatcaacaagtcaaaatttatatagagatctcagagatatcgacaagtcatttctacatgtagagatctcagacatatcgataagtcatttcacatgcaaagatcaagagaccttgacaagtcaaatatacctatagagaactcagatatcttgataagtcattatacttatcgagatgtcacttctctataaaacaaactggagatctcgatatgccgCTTAAATACAGAATACAggcaagttcaagattcaagattatcagtcaacaaacgatctattttctctatcttctctcttggtggctaggattttagtaaaagtcatatcttaaaaatcagccacaggagatattatatagagagtagaaaaatgaattataactcttaactaattaggatttattattatttcaaaatttctatttgtataataattaagtcacacttaattatttcacaacttaatttcataattaatattagtaaatttgaatatcaatatttatctaattaattaattcatacttaattaatattataaataattcgaattagtttaatataatttaaattaaataatcattcaagcattctttgtggataccgatagagcgtagatcggGAGAGTgtgatgcgtggtgattgaacaatctcCGGATCTctattattcaaccaatttgtaaagcttcttaaggtaaagaatctgatctacgaattaaatatttgTTTTCCGCATGGATCTTGttgtgggtttcgaaaattctggtttttcacattttttaattattatttccgttgcgtttatgtgctcgaaatccttcaatggcatcaaagctacttgcgaaaagtgtttaattcatttatgtgtttactggttttatgatgataacatgtatacaatattccatgactgttatgtatgcggttttgtatattttacatgttgttatgtttatatatgtgtatgtatgtatttgttttgaatatatgatattcatgagagttttataatcatatgatgattatataatctgtatatataatgatatatacatgttttgtgtttgttcttattatatgatcgtatttgatacgattttgaatcggatgcagcggatttgctgaaatctgagtctggtgtccgattttggcaaacgaatacgctatttcatatggaatcaaGCGTCTGAATGTAACTGATAgttaaagctatcaacgactgatctttaaggcgtttgacgtcgtttaggcctTTTAATCTGCGATATAATGTTATCATATTTAATatcgaattttctgatttttgccatatttgatttttatgattagatcatgatgggtatgatatgttaagataatattatgtgttataacatgttcttatgtgttaattgggcatggtggatggttatggcttatgaccttaggttaatggtttttatttttttcttaatacggcttgcatgtcgttagatcttgtaattattaaatctcgaatgtaacttgagttcttcttgtaagatcattagattagttttatatTTCATTATCTTAATGTACACGAAGACATAAATATTTtaagatcaaggaagggtaatcccacatggaggccatccaaggaagcaatacaagaaagaagacatgtaatagttagcctgtatttattttccaccttagattgacctagatatTTGTCATTAGATTGATAAAGATCACACATGATGAAGCCGTAACCAACCACATTTAATTTAtcgcactttacatatatatgctcatatgatgaatgtatgtgtagagtagtttataaagatgcatgcttaattagattaaagatgtatgtattagatacgacacccatgtcatgcttgctaaataagataaaatctgtaatgactcgagattttaaaatgaacaaacgattatgagattctcgtgttaAGAAACATGGAATTagatacaaattttctttatttctgacatggggcgatttttcaaaagcgagttcattgaacttgtaaggttgtaggttttaagcgagaccgttgtgactccctcactacctggaaatcaaaccattgatgaatattgatttgaagtattttattcaaggaaaaaatgggaatctctttatgatgggatcatgatcatttcaaaattaacaaaaccctaaagttaatattaagttgatcagatgccttccaatgagtccaatgcgtcAACCCCTAGATCGAAAAAGAGTGGGTTTGCCAAAGCGAAGTACacccatctatcgtgggagatgtgttgaagtatattgatattttttaactattgggtttgacttaactaagttaccacaataggattatgaacttagaggcatagagtttggcgagatttattagataaatataaataaatattgttcTAACAAGCTATCAatagttatatagttgatataattgacaaatattgtctacctaaataatcatgttttaggagaaaagccaaagctgacctaatgcatggtgaaatatggatcttggctcactagaaaggatatagaagatattctttccgaattaatagttagggctactgatttgataaaaaatagtgggatatatatattgtgaatatatatatgaataatcacttgaacataatttaatgatcatctatagactaattcattttatgcactttaatattgtagatatcaaatgataaataacataaataacttctCTATATAAAATctttgagaaggacaagctgacatgaaataatatcctcaattgacatgggaacttgatgaatgtcctcaggttcaagaatgtcactcaaacccctcttgtgatgccctcaatctcggggttagggaatgaggactcacacacctctaatctaatctactaacaggatcaacaggataaagtatgagacaagattacaactaccaatcataaaatataacttataaacccaaaatattattgaataatcaatatcgattccggttGGGAACCGGCAGATAACCCATAGTATCTTTaaacacttctttctaggcgtgagctcactcataattaccactacctgctctggcaatcggaagccctcaacacggtagggaccaccaggtacgctcttacgagcagtgcacctaagcctgaccatcttcttgcttaactgccatggttagattaaaataaaacacatgagtataaaactcagcaagtaactatatagcagttctataatatcaaatcacaatatgctttaccaaactcagggcattctactttatttgatcgaggtggcagatttccatcttttgggttaaggaaaggtttttgaagaatagtatggggctttcaaggaacaaggctcaaagcaggacaaaagccgacattcatcacaaatcattaaaggatcaaaatagatctttcgatagaggaaagtaacagtatttcaatatatagaatcaatcatatgaacaacaatttcaagaatcagggttctcgggctttaagcttcacaataacataatcaactcttttcaaagctatataaaccattttcattttcaagaatcaatttactgaacaaaaagtttcagttcccttttaaaataatcatttagaacccttgattggatcactttatctttccatttcattatatacgggtgatcagcccatatcgacctccattccggtctttaaggtaccaatcggcataatttcagccttaagttggactagccccgctagcctcttaccatgactagactagtcccactagcctcttacgtcccaatccaatccatcaggaattcatttggaaaaccttgagttggaaaaacaaataggttttctaaaatccatttttatcattaccaagcatttgaaatcattcggactctttcaagtcgaaactcattcttaattcagattttaaggaaacaaagttcagggagtgattcaaaggtacgcaaggaacaattcataagaattctgtatcagggataacaaagcactttagttagaaggatcaacatttgtttagggatcaatagggtgatcaagagaaacagggtatcattaaacagggttaacaaggataatcagagggttcaatatgattcatggcttaatagataacttgaacagaaaggacagattatcaaagggtggaatcaataagcttatcaataacaaattatcaagaacaagggtacttcaaatcaatatcagggtttcataagtaaacaagggtttcataattaaacaagggtttcataattaaacagttcaatactctacatggtatgaacaacattctcttttaaccatttacacaagtaatcagagttacttgcctggatttgctttcctgaaggttgaactactgccacctattaaatcctttcctttcctagcctgaatgccctcacgctccgaatctacaataaaaccaaaagcttaattagattctcaactctcgttcccagaacgatcactctatacgataactcgattatatccttgactcgagcttacgaatatagcttatacatataagcacatagcacatagcatatctcttttcgtaacttttatatccttatatacacTTAATAATCGAAGCGCACTTGCTTAttcttagctatttctcaaatcacactattataactcttacgagtacatgatttattcaaaaccaaacatttacgtccataactatcacttatatcttttaaaattaatcaacttagttccccttttcttttattccttaattcgaaccacatactataatcaagcaaacaaattcatagatattcacttatataccttcaatcatccttttgatcatcaaaaccaagtttttgacttttaatccctatggcctattcggccttatcacacaaaatcaaccaaatactcactttagttcacataaacacataactcattcaaacaccattaaagaatcattctcctttcttttaatcataaaaattctaaccataatcatatatatacaatcaaatttctcaaaattacaccatgcaTCTTTAATCTTAGCATAATCCAACATTTAAACTAACACCCTTTTCTTCATCAacaataattcgaaccaaaacatacatacatgctcacatgcaattcaaattcatctattcattatatcaaacactcattttcgtcgattaaaccaactaaatttcttaacacaaatccaagaattcgaatttcacctaaatcacaacatgcatgcatcatcTCAAGTTTATAAATCACAAATCAATTGTAATTATTCTATACTTTCTATCAACAACTATCCACCATCAATTTCATTATCAAAAGTCAACTTGATATCTTTTAAAAACAAAAAACCCATTCGGCTTTATagaaaacaccacatgcaaacactaAAATTCGAGTGTATATAGTCTAGAGTTCAGTTTACACATcataactcaccaccggttcaccggagttcatcaccggtggcggtggcttcacggtggtgccctcattcgagggtgtccaaccacgaaacccccgttTTCCATCAATTACtcaaaataaccaacatgcaCGTCTTCTCTATCATTCATTTACAAGGAATCATGCTTAAACAAGATGAtatcaacaacaacaacaagaaccaagtggttctcgggtgaacacacacacatcgagcacacacaacacacacacatctacatgcaagtgggtatacacacatgcacactctTCTACCTACATATAGGTGTTTATCAAGAagatttagggatgattggtgagattaatcaaggaaaagagaggtataccgagagagattgaagaaagccgagagagagagggttcgggagagaaagagagaaaagagagaagagaaagtgagtgcacaaaagaaataaaaagaaaggaaagtgggtttatataccacttagaaacaagggcaaATTTATAATCTACTAATTCCCTTTTCATTCTTATTTATCCCTTCTTTTTACTAAAATGAAACAAGGATTAATTATAgaatatatctctctcgggaagtcgagaatt
This sequence is a window from Apium graveolens cultivar Ventura chromosome 9, ASM990537v1, whole genome shotgun sequence. Protein-coding genes within it:
- the LOC141684180 gene encoding uncharacterized protein LOC141684180 gives rise to the protein MTSGKFWSDSQFPTPPVKIEVEDSLQDQHAPLFKRSKLSSSTGQQLKHESGTTAFPVPPSQYNPLDEPSPLGLRLRKSPSLLDLIQMRLCQGNKTKVGATVKKEQKGAASSNSNDKLKASNFPATVLKIGTWEYKSRHEGDLVAKCYFAKHKLVWEVLDGGLKNKIEIQWSDILALKATYADDEHGTLDVVLSRQPLFFRETNPQPRKHTLWQATSDFTGEQASINRRHYLQCPPGLLGKHFEKLIQCDPRLNYLSQQAEITLESPYFEPRISVFDESDEGSSKYDMSRGGRPAIFNLQDVPSSSGPQSSSSKTEQYDFLGTHQRQYSRETPSPSSVMENGMNEASSGTGELKNLNGWDNIKVPGLHPSMSMSDLVSHIESRFSEHRTSNNSPCNDERESLEILDEISRCLFTDSQHLPTSDEKSIMTRVDSLYNLLRKDSGPVQDFNFKSAHSKDMTLMDNKAKDQLNCFAPEIKSEFTGDSSTPHGESVNNVSGKGLGMSRKDSVGELLLNLPRIASLPRFFFNISEDFNSQAR